GGAGTTCAAGTCGATGGTGAAGTCCCTGCACGCGGCGGGGATCGAGGTGATCCTCGACGTGGTCTACAACCACACCGCGGAGGGCAACCACCTCGGGCCGACGCTCTCCTTCCGCGGCCTGGACAACGTCTCCTACTACCGCCTCGCCAAGGACCAGCGCTTCTACGAGGACACCACCGGCACCGGCAACAGCCTGCTGATGCGCAGCCCGCACGTGCTCCAGATGATCATGGATTCGCTGCGGTACTGGGTCACCGAGATGCACGTGGACGGCTTCCGCTTCGACCTCGCCGCCACCCTGGCCCGGCAGTTCCACGAGGTCGACCGGCTGTCCTCGTTCTTCGACCTGGTCCAGCAGGACCCGGTGGTCTCCCAGGCCAAGCTGATCGCCGAGCCCTGGGACCTCGGCGAGGGCGGCTACCAGGTCGGCAACTTCCCGCCGCTGTGGACCGAGTGGAACGGCATGTACCGGGACACCGTCCGCGACCTGTGGCGCGGCGAGCACGCCACGCTCGCCGAGTTCGGCTCCCGGCTCACCGGCTCCTCGGACCTGTACCAGGACGACGGCCGCCGCCCGATCGCCTCGATCAACTTCGTCACCTGCCACGACGGGTTCACCCTGGCCGACCTGGTCTCGTACAACGAGAAGCACAACGAGGCCAACCAGGAGGACAACCGCGACGGCGAGTCCTTCAACCGCTCGTGGAACTGCGGCGTGGAGGGCGAGACCGACGACCCGGCCGTCCTGGAGCTGCGGGCCCGCCAGCAAAGGAACTTCATCGCCACGCTGATGCTCTCCCAGGGCGTGCCGATGCTCTCGCACGGCGACGAGCTGGGCCGCACCCAGCGGGGCAACAACAACGCCTACTGCCAGGACGGCGAGCTGACCTGGGTGCGGTGGCCGCAGGGCGGCGGGCCGCGGGCCGAGCTGCTGGAGTTCACCCAGGGCATGATCTGGCTCCGCCGCGACCACCCGGTGTTCCGGCGGCGCCGCTTCTTCCACGGCCGGCCCGTCTCCGGCACCCACGACGACCTCACCGACATCGCCTGGTTCACCCCCTCCGGCGAGGAGATGACCAAGCGGGACTGGTCCACCAGCTACGCGCGGTCGCTGACCGTGTTCCTCAACGGCAACGCGATCTCCGAGCCGGACCGGCGGGGCGGGAAGATCGTCGACGACTCCTTCCTGCTGATGTTCAACGCCCACTCCGAGCCGCTGGAGTTCACCGTCCCGGCGGACCACGGCGACGCCTGGGTGGTGGTCGTGGACACCACCCTGCCCACCCTCCCCGCCCCGGGCACCGGCACCCGCGTCAAGGCCGGCGACACCTTCTGGCTCACCGACCGCTCCCTCCTCGTCCTCCAGCGCCCGGCCTGAGGCCCTCCCGTGGAACGCGCCCGTCACCGAGCCCCTCGTCCGGGTCCCCCCATTCGTACGAAGGCCGCCATAGCCGGGCGGCAGCCCGGGTAGGGATCACGGCATGACCGACGCCGCACGCCCTCCGACGGCCACGTACCGTCTCCAGCTGCAGCCCGGCTTCACGCTGCGCGACGCCGAGCACGCCGTGCCCTACCTCGCCGCCCTCGGCGTCTCGCACCTGCACCTCTCCCCGCTGCTGGAGGCCGTCCCCGGCTCCACCCACGGCTACGACACGGTCGACCACGGCCGGATCAGCGAGCAGCTCGGCGGCGAGGACGCCCTGCGCGCGCTCGCCGCCGAGGCGCACCGGCACGGCCTGCGCCTGATCGCCGACGTGGTGCCCAACCACATGGCGCTGCCGGTGCCCGAGCGGCTGAACCGGCCGCTGTGGCACGTGCTGCGGGACGGCCCGGACTCGGAGTACGCCCGCTGGTTCGACGTCGACTGGACGGCCCAGCCCGGCCCGGTGGACGCGCCGGCCCGCGGACGGCTGCTGCTGCCGCTGCTGGGCGACCGGCTGGGCGCGGTGATGGACCAGCTGGTGGTGGACGGCGAGGTGCTGCGCTACCACGAGCACGCCTTCCCGCTGCGGCCGGGCACCGGGGACCTGCCGCTGCCGGAGCTGCTGGAGCGCCAGTGGTACCGGCTGGCGTGGTGGCGGGTGGCGGACGGGGAGGTGAACTACCGCCGGTTCTTCACGGTGAACGAGCTGATCGCGGTGCGGATGGAGGTGCCGGAGGTCTTCGAGGCCACCCACGCCGTGCTGATGCGGCTGCACGGCGAGGGCGTGCTGGACGGGTTCCGGATCGACCACCCGGACGGGCTGGCCGATCCGCGCGGCTACCTGCGCCGGCTCGCCGAGGCCACCGGCGGGGCGTACACGGTGGTCGAGAAGATCCTCACCGGCGAGGAGCGGCTGCCCGCCGACTGGCCGTGCGCGGGGACGACCGGGTACGACGCGCTGCGCCGGATCGACGGGGTGCTCACCGACCACGCGGGGGCCGAGCGGCTGTTCACCGCCTACCAGCGGGACGTGGCCGACCGGACCTCGCCGGCTGAGGCGGCCCGGGCCGGCCGGGCGGAGCTGGTCGCGCCGGACGGCGAGCTGGCCGCCGAGGTGGACCGGCTGGTGCGGCTGGTGCAGCGGATCTGCGCAGCCGATCCGGCGCTGGCGGACCACCCGGCGCTGGCCGTCCGGCAGGAGCTGGGCGAGCTGCTGGCCGGCTACCCGGTGTACCGGCCGTACGTGGTGCCGGGCGAGCCGGCGCCGGACGCGGCGGTGGCGCAGCTGGGCGGCCCGGTGCAGGACCCGACGGCGCGGCTGCTGCGCGATCTGGCGCTGGGCCGGCTGGGGCGGAGTGCGGCGAAGGACGAGTTCTGCGCCCGGTTCGGGCAGACCGCCTCGGCGGTGGCCGCGAAGGGGGTGGAGGACACCGCGTTCTACCGGTGGAACGCCCTGTTGAGCCTGAACGAGGTGGGCGGTCAGCCGACGCACCCGGGCGTCACCCCGGCGGAGTTCCACCGCTGGTGCGGGTACCTGGAGGAGCAGTGGCCGCTGTCGATGACGGCGCTGTCCACCCATGACACCAAGCGCAGCGCGGACGCCCGGGCCCGGCTGGCGGTGCTGGCGGAGCTGCCGGAGATGTGGGCGGCCGAGTGCGCGGCGTGGACCACGGCGGCCGGGCCCTGTCCGGACCGTCCGACGGCCTGGCTGCTGTGGGAGACCCTGATCGCGGCCTGGCCGATCCCGGTGGAGCGGTTGACCGGGGTGCTGCTGAAGTCGGTGCGGGAGGCGAAGCGGCGGACCTCCTGGACGGTCCCGGACGAGGGGTTCGAGCGGCGGTTGCTCACGTACGCGCGGGACGCGCTGGGCAATCCGGGGCTGTGTCCGCGGATCGAGGGGTTCGTGCGGCTGCTGGCGCCGTTCGCGCGGAGCAACAGCCTGGCGGCGGCGCTGCTGCACCTGACGGTGCCGGGGGTGCCGGACGTGTACCAGGGCAGCGAGGAGCCGCTGTACACGCTGGTGGACCCGGACAACCGGGCGCCGGTGGACCTGGGCCGGCTCGCGGTGCGGCTCACCGACTCCCCCGCCGACCGGCCCGGCGACCTGGCCCGGGAGAAGCTGCACCTGACCACCACGGCACTGCACCTGCGCCGGACCCGCCCGCTGGGCGCGTACCGGCCGGTGGTCGCGCACGGCCCGTCCGCCGACCACCTGGTGGCCTTCGAGCGCGGCCCGGAGGTGATCGCGGCGGTGACCCGGCTGCCGTACGGGCTGCACCGGGCCGGCGGCTGGCGGGAGACCGTGCTGGAGCTGCCGGCCGGCCGCTGGACGGACGAGCTCACCAACCGCCACTACGAGGCGGGTCCGGTGCAGCTGAGCTGGCTGCTGGAGCACCACCCGGTGGCGCTGCTCACCCGGTCCTGATCCTCCGGTCCACCCCGGTCCGTCCGCCGCCGGCGCGGGCGGACCGTTCCCTGCCCGTCCTCCCCGAGGAGTGCGCTGTGACGACCTACCAGGTTTGGGCCCCGGACGCCGTGCTCGTGGAGGTGGAGGTGGCGGGCGTCCCCCACCCGATGGGCCGGCTGGCGGACCGGCCGGGCTGGTGGGAGGGCGAGGCGCCGGACGGCGACTACGGGTTCCGGCTGGACGGCGGCCCGGCGCTGCCGGACCCGCGCTCGCCGCGGCAGCCCTCCGGGCCGGACGGGCCGAGCCGCCGGGTGGACCACGCGGCGTTCCGCTGGTCCGGGACGGCGTGGCGGGGCCGGTCGCTGGCCGGGGCGGTGCTGTACGAGCTGCACGTGGGGACCTTCACCCCGGGCGGGACGTTCGACGCCGCTGTCGAGCGGCTGGACCACCTGGTGGACCTCGGGGTGGACTTCGTGGAGCTGATGCCGGTCTGCCCGTTCCCGGGCCGGTACGGCTGGGGGTACGACGGGGTGTCGCTGTGGGCGGTGCACGAGCCGTACGGCGGGCCCGAGGGGCTGAAGCGGTTCGTGGACGCGGCGCACCGGCGGGGGCTGGGCGTGGTGCTGGACGTGGTGCACAACCACCTGGGCCCGTCCGGGAACTACCTGCCGGCGTTCGGGCCGTACTTCACCGACCGGCACCACACGCCCTGGGGCAGTGCGGTGAACCTGGACGCGCCGGGGTCGGACGAGGTGCGGGCGTACCTGATCGGCAGCGCGCTGGCCTGGCTGCGGGACTACCGGATCGACGGGCTGCGGCTGGACGCGGTGCACGCCCTGGTGGACCACCGGGCGCTGCCGTTCCTGGAGGAGCTGGCCGTCGAGGTGGACCGGCTGGCGGCGGCGGTGAACCGGCCGCTGTTCCTGATCGCGGAGTCCGACCTCAACGACCCGCGGACCACCGCGCCGCGGGAGGCAGGCGGGCTGGGGCTGGCCGCGCAGTGGAGCGACGACTTCCACCACGCGCTGCACGCCCTGCTGACCGGGGAGTCGCAGGGCTACTACGCGGACTTCGCGGCGGCGCCGTACGCGGCGGTGGAGCGGACGCTGACCGGGGGGTTCTTCCACGACGGCGGCTGGTCCTCGTTCCGGGGGCGGCGGCACGGGCGGCCCTTCCGGTCGGGGTGCGGGCAGCGGCTGCTGGGCTACCTGCAGACCCACGACCAGGTGGGCAACCGGGCGACCGGGGACCGGCTGTCGGCGGCGCTGTCGCCGGGCCGGCTGGCGGCGGGGGCGGCGCTGGTGCTGACCTCGCCGTTCACCCCGATGCTGTTCATGGGCGAGGAGTGGGGGGCCGGCACGCCCTGGCAGTACTTCACCGACCACACCGACCCCGAGCTGGCGGAGGCCGTCCGGCGGGGGCGGCGGCGGGAGTTCGCCGAGCACGGCTGGCGGCCGCAGGACGTCCCGGACCCGCAGGCGGCCTCCACGGTGGCCGCCTCCACCCTGGACTGGGCGGAGCCCGCCCGGCTGCCACACGCCGAACTGCTGGACTGGTACCGGCGGTTGATCCGGCTGCGGCGGGACCGCCCGGAGCTGACCGACCCCGATCTGCGGGCGGTGCGGGTGGCGTACGACGAGCGGCAGGAGTGGCTGGTGGTGCACCGCGGGCCGTACCGGGTGATCGTGCACCTGGGGCGCGGGGAGCCGCGGGCGGTGCCGCTGGACCGGCCGTACGCGGGGACGGCGGCGCTGTTCGGGGACTGCTGGCCGTCCGGGGACGGCTCGGTGTTCCTGGCGCCGGAGTCCACCGCGGTGGTGCGCACCGGCTGACCGGGGCGGGCGCGGCCGGCCCGGCTCACCCCAGGAACCCGGCGATCCCGGTGCGCAGCGCGGCGGCGTCCAGGCCGTAGGCGGCCAGGTGCTCGGGGATGGTGCCGTAGTGGCGGTGCTCCTCGCGCGGGACGCCGAGGGCGAGGACCCGGTGCGGCCGGTCGGCCAGGGCCCGGTGGGCCTCGGCCTCGGAGGTGCCGGCCAGGTAGGGCTCGACCAGGACCACGTCGGCCCGGTCGACGGCCGCGGCCCGCAGCGCGGCGGCGTCGAAGGGGCGGACGGTGGCGGCGTACAGCACGGTGACGTCCAGGCCCTCGGTGGCCTCCAGCACGGCGTCCAGCATCGGGCCGACGGCGAGCACCACGCCGCGCCGCCCGCGCCGGACGGTGAGGAACCGGCCGGGGACGACGGGCCGGGCGGCCCCGTTGGCGTGGGCGGACAGCCGCAGGTAGACCAGGCTGTCGCCGTCGGCGGCGGCGTGCCGCAGCAGGGTCTCGGCCTCGTCCGGGTGGCCGGGCACGTGGACCGTCCAGCCGGGCAGGGTGTCCAGCAGGGCGACGTCCCCCGGGGACATGTGGGTGCGGCCGCCGGCCGGCCAGTCGTACGAGCCGGCGGCGCTCACCAGGACCGCGCCGACGCCCTGGTGGACCAGGTCCAACTTGATCTGCTCCCAGGGGCGTTCGATGAGGAAGCTGGCGAAGGTGTGGGCGATCGGGCGCATCCCGGTGAGGGCCAGGCCGCCGGCCGCGCCGATCAGCAGCTGCTCGCGGATGCCGACGTTGACCACCCGGTCGGGGTGGCGGTCGGCGGCGGTGCGGAAGCCGTCCGCGCCGATGTCGGCGAGGACGACGCTGAGCCGGGGGTCGTGGTCGAGCAGGTCGGTGGTGACGGCGGCGAAGCGCTCGCGCATGGTGTCCATCGGGGTGGGGATCCTTCCGGGATCGCGGGTTCGGCAGGGCGGGGACTCGGCGGGGCGGGGATTCGGCGGGGCGGGGACGAGGCCGGTCAGGAGTACTTGGGCTCGACGCGGGCGACCACGGCGTGCGGACGGCCGGGGTGCGGGGCGGTGAAGGCGCGGTGCAGGGCCCCGTGGTCGCGGCCGTCCACGGTCGCGGTGGACCAGCCCTCGGCGGCGAACCGGGCGGCGATCCCGCCGCGCCAGCCGTGCGTGGCGGAGGAGTTGTCGATGGCGACCACGTGCAGCCGGTCCAGGCCGGCCGCGCCGGCGAAGGCCACCGCCTCGTGGTTGCTGCCCTCGTCGAACTCGGCGTCGCCGATCAGCACCCACACGGCCGGGTCGGCCAGGCCCTGGGCGCGCAGGCCGAGCGCGGTGCCGACGGCCAGCGGCAGGCCGTGGCCGAGCGATCCGGAGCCGATCTCCGCGCCCGGCACCAGCAGCCGGTCCGGGTGGTGGCCGAGCGGGGAGTCGTACCCGCCGAAGCTCGTCAGCACCTCGGGGTCGAGGAAGCCCTTGGCGGCGAGCACCGCGTAGTAGGCCATCGGGCCGTGGCCCTTGGAGAGCAGGAACCGGTCCCGGTCCTGGTCCTGCGCGGTGGCGGGGGTGACCCGCAGCACGCGGTCGTACAGCACCCACAGGGCGTCCAGGGTGGAGGTGGCGGCGGGTCCGTGCTTCTCGTCGCCGGTCATCAGGGCCATCAGCCGGGGCAGGTCGTGGAAGCCCGGGCCGGCGGAGGCGATCTCTGCGGTGGTCATGCCATCAGCCTGCAAGTTCAAGCCCGCTTGAGGTCAAGCGCTATCCTCCGACCATGGCACCCAGCCGGCACGACCTCCTGACCATCGGCCAGCTCTCCACGCGCAGCGGCCTGGCCGCCTCGGCGCTGCGCTACTACGAGTCACTCGGGCTGATCCGCGCCGAGCGCACCGCGGGCAACCAGCGCCGCTACCCGCGGGCCACCCTGCGGCGGATCGCCTTCGTCCGGGCCGCGCAGCAGGTCGGGCTCTCCCTCGAGGAGGCGCGCACCGCCCTCGACCGGCTCCCGGAGGACCGGGCGCCGAACGCCGCCGAGTGGGCCCGGGCGGCCGCCGCCTGGCAGCAGCGGATCGACCACCAGATCGCCCAACTCGAACTGATGAAACAGAAGTTGACCGGGTGCATCGGCTGCGGATGCCTCTCCCTGTCGCGCTGCGCGCTGTACAACGCCGGCGACCGCGCGGGCCGCTCCGGCCCCGGCGCCCGCTACCTGCTCACCGGCGATCCCGAGGACGGACCCGGGACACCGCCCTCCGAGGCGTGATCCGGGCCACTATGCTGCGAAGCCGAGGACTCGATCTGCGAGCGGGGAGTGCGGAGATGACCGACCATCAGGACATGGCGCTGGACTGGATGTCGGACGGCGCCGACGCACCCCCGCCGCCGGTCGACCTCCGGCCGGAGATACCCCACCCCGCCCGCATGTACGACTACTACCTCGGCGGCAAGGACAACTTCCCGGCCGACCGGGAGGCCGCGGAGAAGGTGCTCGGGCTGAGCCCGCTGGTGCGGATCAGCGCCCTGGCCAACCGGGCCTTCCTCCAGCGGGCCGTCCGGCACCTCGCCGAGCAGGGCGTCCGGCAGTTCCTGGACATCGGCACCGGCATCCCGACCGCGGGCAACACCCACGAGGTGGCGCAGCGGGTCCACCCGGACGCCCGGGTGGCGTACCTGGACAACGACCCGATCGTGCTGGTGCACAGCCGGGCGCTGCTGGCCGGTACCGGGCACGGCGGGGTGACCGTGCTCCAGGCCGACCTGCGCGACCCGAAGGCGATCCTGTCCGACCCGCAGGTGCGGTCGGTGCTCGACCTGGACCGGCCGGTGGCGCTGCTGCTCTTCGCGATCCTGCACTTCATCGACGACGCCGACGACCCGTACGGGATCGTCCGCACCCTGGTGGACGCGCTGCCCTCCGGCAGCTACCTGGCGATGTCGCACGGCACCGCCGACTTCTCCACCCCCGACCAGGCCGCCAAGGGCCCGGCGGTCTACCGGAACGCCACCGCCCAGCTCACCATGCGCAGCCGGGAGCAGGTGCTGCGGTTCTTCGACGGCCTGGAGTTGCAGGAGCCGGGCCTGGTCACCGCCCCGCTGTGGCGGCCGGACCAGCCGGCCCAGCCGACCGACGGCGAGGTCGCCATCTGGGCGGGCGTCGGCCGCAAGCCGTGACGGCTCGGTGCCCGCTGACGGCCGGGGCGGCCGGTCAGCCGGCCTGACGCTGCTTCAACGTCGCCCACACCTCGCGGACCCGGGGGGCCAGTTCGGCCAGGTCGCCGCCGTTGTCGATGACGATGTCGGCGACCGCCAGCCGCTCCTCCCGGGTCGCCTGGGCGGCCATCCGGGAGCGGGCCTCCTGCTCGGCCATGCCGCGCAGCCGGACCAGCCGGTCCACCCGGACCTCGTCCGGCACGTCCACCACGATCACCAGCTCGTACAGCGGGGCCAGCCCGTTCTCGGCGAGCAGCGGGACGTCGTGCACCACCACGTCCGCGGGCCCGGCGCCCGCCTCCAGCTCGGCCGAGCGGGCCCGGACGAGCGGGTGGACGATCGCGTTCAGCGCGGCCAGCCGCTCCGGGTCGGCGAAGACGATCGCGCCCAGCGCGGGCCGGTCCAGCGAACCGTCCGCCAGCAGCACCCCGGGGCCGAACTCGGCCGCCACGGCCGCCAGCCCCGCCGTCCCGGGGGCCACCACCTCACGGGCGATCAGGTCGGAGTCCACGATCACCGCGCCGAGGGCGGCGAGCTGCTTGGACACCTCGCTCTTGCCCGCGCCGATCCCGCCCGTCAGTCCGATCCTCAGCATGCGGCCAGGCTACAGGGCGGCCCCGGCCCGCCTTCGGGTGGAGCCTCAGGGCGGTGCTCGCCGGCGGCCGGGCGGTGCTCGGACGGCGAACGCCACCGGTCGGCGGGGCGAAGATCAGGCGAATCCTCGGCGCGGCAGGCTCCTGGAAGCCCTCCGCCGGCGGGCACCGGCGCTCCGGGGCGTTCCCGGCGCACCCCCGGGCCGGTTAGGGTGCCCGGCAGGTCCCCCGCACCGTGCTCGAACCGAACGGAGTCCCCCATGTCCAGCCTCTGGCCCGCCGGACGGCGCCGCGTCCTGGTCGTCGGCATCGACGGCGTCCGCCTCGACCTGCTGCCGGAGCTGCACACCCCGCACCTGGACGCGGTCGCCGCGGCCGGCTTCCTCGCCCCGGTCGAGGTGGACGAGGCCACGCCGACCATGTCCGGACCGTGCTGGGCCACCATCGTGACCGGCGTCGGCGTCGCCAAGCACGGCGTGCTCGGCAACCACCTCGGCGGCAACCGGCTGGACGTGTTCCCCGACTTCACCACCCGTCTGGCCGCCGTCCACCGCCGCCGCACCTTCGCCGCCGGCGGCTGGGAGCCGCTGTTCCTCGCCCGCAGCGGCGGCCCGCTGTTCGCCGCGCCGGGCCGGCTGTCGTACATCGCCCCGCTGGAGGACACCCCGGAGGCCTGGGAGGTGTGCGACGAACGGGTCACCGCCGAGGCCGAGTACGTGCTCGGCCGCAGCGACGACGACCCGCAGGCCTCCTTCGTCTACCTCGGCGCGGTGGACGAGACCGCCCACTTCCTGGGCTGCGGGCCGGAGTACCGGCGCTCGGTGGAGGCCGCCGACCGGCGGCTCGGCCGGCTCCTGGACGCCCTCCGCCGGCGCGCCGGCTACCAGGAGGAGGAGTGGACGGTCATCGTGGTCACCGACCACGGCCACGTGGACCAGGGCGGCCACGGCGGCCGGTCCGTCCTCGAACGCACCGCCTGGATCGCCGCGTACGGCCCCGGCATCGCCCCCGGCGCGGCACCCGCCCGCCCGCTGCACCACACCGACGTGGCCGCCCACGTCTACGCGGCGCTGGAGATCGCGCCCGACCCGCACTGGACGCTCGACGGCCGGCCGTTCGAGACGGTGGCGGCGGAGCCGGTGGATCCGGTGGATCCGGTGGATCCGGTGGATCCGGTGGATCCGGTGGAGCTGGTCACCGTGGGGTGAGGTGGGCGAAGACCACGACGTTGCCCCGGTAGCCGGTGGACTTGGAGTAGCCGCCGCCGCAGGTGATCACCCGGAGTTCGGGGCGGCCGGTGGAGCCGTACACCTGCTGGACCGGGAAGTCCGCGCGGTCGAAGACCCGGACGGCGTCGACGGTGAAGGCCGCGGTCGTGCCGTCGGTCCGGGCGACCTCGATCCGGTCACCGCGGTGCAGGGCGCCGAGGTCCCAGAACACGGCGGGGCCCCGGGCGGTGTCCACGTGCCCGACCAGGACGGCGGTGCCGAGGCTGCCCGGGGTGACGCCGTCGCGGTACCAACCGGCCGTGGTGGGGCTGGTGGTGGGGGGTGGGGCGATGCGGCCCTCGCCGTCCACGGTGACGGGGGTGAGGGGGGCGTCGACGGTGATCGTGGGGATCCGCACCCGGGTGGGGGCGGACCACGGGAGGCCGACGGGGGTCGGCTGGTCGACGGTCGGCGCCGGGGTCGGCGCCACGGTCGGTGGCTGCCACGCATCCACGGCGGCCGGCCTCGGCGGCGCCTGCACCGCGGTCCCCTCCCGCACCATCCACCCTCCGGCCCCCACCGCGACCACGGCCGCCACCAGCACCACCGGCACCCTCCGACCCACCTCAACCGCCTCTCACGCACGAGCCCGGCGCACCCCGTCCGGGGAACCGGTGGGTCCTTCGGGGGCGCGTGGGGCCAACCGGTTGCGAACCGGCCCCTGCTCCTCCTGTGTGGCCTCCCCGCCGGGCCCCGAACCCGGCGGGGAGGTCGTTCGGGTGGCCGCCCGTCAGGGGGTGCGGCGGCGGCGGAGGGCGACGGTGGCGGTGGCGATGCCGGCTGCGGCCAAGGCGCTGCCCGCGGTGGTGAGGAGGGGGTCGGTGCCGGTCGTGCCGCCGCCCTCGCCGGCGAGCGAGGGGCCGGACGGGACGACGGCGTTCGTGGTCGGGAACAGCTCCGGACCGCAGGTGATCACCGCGGAGGCGCCCTGCACGGTCACCTCCACCGTCCCGGTCTGCACGGTCCGGACGGTGGTGCCGGCCGGCGTGGTGAAGGTGGTGCCCGGACCGTTCGTCAGGTGCTCCTGCCCGTCGGCACCGGCCACCCGCAGGTCGCCGACCCCGGCACAGGCGACGATGTCGCCGCTCTTCAGTTCGAGGCTGCCGCCCTCCGTCCGGCCCTTGATGGGGGTGCCCCCGCCGGACGGCACGCCGTCGGCCCGGGCGGGCCCGGCGAGGGCGGTGACGGCGGTGAGGGCGGCCACGGCGCAGCCCGCCACCGCCAGCGCGCGGGCGGCACGGACGGCCCTCGATCCGAATGCAGCTGACATCGGTCCTCCTCGTACGCGGCGGGACCGACGGACGGCCCGCCGGTCTCGATGCACGAGGATCCCCGGATAAATAGGTCAATACCACCGCCAAACGGGTGCTTCTGACCCCCGGTCAACCCGGGAGGAGGATCCGGGACGGACCGTCAACGGTCAGAGGTCCACGCCCTCCCCCGCCGCGAGCTGCGCGAACTCCGCTCCCGTCCCCGGCCCGCCGGTGCCGAGCAGCCGGCCGTGCACCTGCTGCCCCAGCTCGCTCAGGACGGCCTCGTGGATCGCCAGTGCCCGCCGCGGGCCGGCCTCGCGGACGTAGTCGATCAGTTCGGAGACCTTGGTCCAGGGGCCGGCGATCGGCAGCAGCAGGGTCTCCACCGGGTGCGGGGGCAGGGTCAGCGCGTCGCCGGGGTGGAAGAGCCGGCCGTCCAGCAGGAAGCCGGTGTTGCGGACCCGGGGGATGTCCGGGTGGATCACCGCGTGCCACTCGCCGTGGACGCTGACGCTCAGCCCGCCGAGGTCGAAGGCGTCCCCCTCGCCGACCACGGTGACCCGCGAGCCGATGCCCTCCAGCTGCTCGGCCACCGCGCGGTTGGTCCAGATCCGCAGGCCCGGATCCTCCGCG
The window above is part of the Kitasatospora sp. HUAS MG31 genome. Proteins encoded here:
- the glgX gene encoding glycogen debranching protein GlgX — its product is MQVWPGQPYPLGATYDGAGTNFAVFSESADRIELCLIDEDGSETAVELRETDAFVRHAYLPGVQPGQRYGFRVYGPYNPGLGQRHNSAKLLLDPYAKAMSGTVDWDESVYGYHFGAPERRNDLDSAPHTMHSVVINPYFDWGTDRPPRTDYHRTVLYEAHVKGLTQLHPGIPEEIRGTYAGLAHPAVIEHLAKLGITAIELMPVHQFVRDHRLRDLGLSNYWGYNTVGYFAPHSSYSSTGDRGQQVQEFKSMVKSLHAAGIEVILDVVYNHTAEGNHLGPTLSFRGLDNVSYYRLAKDQRFYEDTTGTGNSLLMRSPHVLQMIMDSLRYWVTEMHVDGFRFDLAATLARQFHEVDRLSSFFDLVQQDPVVSQAKLIAEPWDLGEGGYQVGNFPPLWTEWNGMYRDTVRDLWRGEHATLAEFGSRLTGSSDLYQDDGRRPIASINFVTCHDGFTLADLVSYNEKHNEANQEDNRDGESFNRSWNCGVEGETDDPAVLELRARQQRNFIATLMLSQGVPMLSHGDELGRTQRGNNNAYCQDGELTWVRWPQGGGPRAELLEFTQGMIWLRRDHPVFRRRRFFHGRPVSGTHDDLTDIAWFTPSGEEMTKRDWSTSYARSLTVFLNGNAISEPDRRGGKIVDDSFLLMFNAHSEPLEFTVPADHGDAWVVVVDTTLPTLPAPGTGTRVKAGDTFWLTDRSLLVLQRPA
- the treY gene encoding malto-oligosyltrehalose synthase, whose protein sequence is MTDAARPPTATYRLQLQPGFTLRDAEHAVPYLAALGVSHLHLSPLLEAVPGSTHGYDTVDHGRISEQLGGEDALRALAAEAHRHGLRLIADVVPNHMALPVPERLNRPLWHVLRDGPDSEYARWFDVDWTAQPGPVDAPARGRLLLPLLGDRLGAVMDQLVVDGEVLRYHEHAFPLRPGTGDLPLPELLERQWYRLAWWRVADGEVNYRRFFTVNELIAVRMEVPEVFEATHAVLMRLHGEGVLDGFRIDHPDGLADPRGYLRRLAEATGGAYTVVEKILTGEERLPADWPCAGTTGYDALRRIDGVLTDHAGAERLFTAYQRDVADRTSPAEAARAGRAELVAPDGELAAEVDRLVRLVQRICAADPALADHPALAVRQELGELLAGYPVYRPYVVPGEPAPDAAVAQLGGPVQDPTARLLRDLALGRLGRSAAKDEFCARFGQTASAVAAKGVEDTAFYRWNALLSLNEVGGQPTHPGVTPAEFHRWCGYLEEQWPLSMTALSTHDTKRSADARARLAVLAELPEMWAAECAAWTTAAGPCPDRPTAWLLWETLIAAWPIPVERLTGVLLKSVREAKRRTSWTVPDEGFERRLLTYARDALGNPGLCPRIEGFVRLLAPFARSNSLAAALLHLTVPGVPDVYQGSEEPLYTLVDPDNRAPVDLGRLAVRLTDSPADRPGDLAREKLHLTTTALHLRRTRPLGAYRPVVAHGPSADHLVAFERGPEVIAAVTRLPYGLHRAGGWRETVLELPAGRWTDELTNRHYEAGPVQLSWLLEHHPVALLTRS
- the treZ gene encoding malto-oligosyltrehalose trehalohydrolase; the encoded protein is MTTYQVWAPDAVLVEVEVAGVPHPMGRLADRPGWWEGEAPDGDYGFRLDGGPALPDPRSPRQPSGPDGPSRRVDHAAFRWSGTAWRGRSLAGAVLYELHVGTFTPGGTFDAAVERLDHLVDLGVDFVELMPVCPFPGRYGWGYDGVSLWAVHEPYGGPEGLKRFVDAAHRRGLGVVLDVVHNHLGPSGNYLPAFGPYFTDRHHTPWGSAVNLDAPGSDEVRAYLIGSALAWLRDYRIDGLRLDAVHALVDHRALPFLEELAVEVDRLAAAVNRPLFLIAESDLNDPRTTAPREAGGLGLAAQWSDDFHHALHALLTGESQGYYADFAAAPYAAVERTLTGGFFHDGGWSSFRGRRHGRPFRSGCGQRLLGYLQTHDQVGNRATGDRLSAALSPGRLAAGAALVLTSPFTPMLFMGEEWGAGTPWQYFTDHTDPELAEAVRRGRRREFAEHGWRPQDVPDPQAASTVAASTLDWAEPARLPHAELLDWYRRLIRLRRDRPELTDPDLRAVRVAYDERQEWLVVHRGPYRVIVHLGRGEPRAVPLDRPYAGTAALFGDCWPSGDGSVFLAPESTAVVRTG
- a CDS encoding transketolase family protein; the encoded protein is MDTMRERFAAVTTDLLDHDPRLSVVLADIGADGFRTAADRHPDRVVNVGIREQLLIGAAGGLALTGMRPIAHTFASFLIERPWEQIKLDLVHQGVGAVLVSAAGSYDWPAGGRTHMSPGDVALLDTLPGWTVHVPGHPDEAETLLRHAAADGDSLVYLRLSAHANGAARPVVPGRFLTVRRGRRGVVLAVGPMLDAVLEATEGLDVTVLYAATVRPFDAAALRAAAVDRADVVLVEPYLAGTSEAEAHRALADRPHRVLALGVPREEHRHYGTIPEHLAAYGLDAAALRTGIAGFLG
- a CDS encoding transketolase — its product is MTTAEIASAGPGFHDLPRLMALMTGDEKHGPAATSTLDALWVLYDRVLRVTPATAQDQDRDRFLLSKGHGPMAYYAVLAAKGFLDPEVLTSFGGYDSPLGHHPDRLLVPGAEIGSGSLGHGLPLAVGTALGLRAQGLADPAVWVLIGDAEFDEGSNHEAVAFAGAAGLDRLHVVAIDNSSATHGWRGGIAARFAAEGWSTATVDGRDHGALHRAFTAPHPGRPHAVVARVEPKYS
- the soxR gene encoding redox-sensitive transcriptional activator SoxR — its product is MAPSRHDLLTIGQLSTRSGLAASALRYYESLGLIRAERTAGNQRRYPRATLRRIAFVRAAQQVGLSLEEARTALDRLPEDRAPNAAEWARAAAAWQQRIDHQIAQLELMKQKLTGCIGCGCLSLSRCALYNAGDRAGRSGPGARYLLTGDPEDGPGTPPSEA